In the Aquificaceae bacterium genome, AATACTTTTTAGCTCAATACCCTCTTCTGGTGGTAGGTCTGGGACTATAAAGCCGTCTATTCCACTATCCTTTGCACTTTTGCAGAAGTTTTCCAAACCCATGCGGAATATTGGATTGTAGTAGGTCATAAGCAAAAAAGGTTTTTCTGGAAACTCTTCTCTTAACCTCTTAGAGAGCTCAAAGACATGCTTGGACCTTATGCCATTTCTTAATGCCACCTCATGAGCAGTCTGTATTGTAGGTCCGTCCGCCACGGGGTCTGAGAAGGGAAAGCCTATCTCCAATATGTCCGTCCCCTCTCTGAGAATAACCCTGAAAGCCTCCAGAGAGGTTTCATAGTCCGGATAACCCACCATCATATAGGACACTAAGGCTTTTTTGCCTTCTTTCCAAAAGTTTTCAAGCCTCATTAAACACCTCAAAGGAAACTTCTATGTTGGCGGACTCCTTTAACATGGCATACACACTACAGTATTTCTCCACCGAGAGCCTAATGGCTTCTTCTACTGCCTTTTCCTTTATGTCCTTACCATAAACTTTGTATTTGACTTGTATCCTCTCGTATATTCTTGGATGTTCTTCCCTTCTTATGCCTACCACCTCAATCTGTATATCTTTTACCTCTTGTCTTTTCTTTTTGAGTATGTGTGATACATCCACACCACTACAACCTGCAAGGGCAAGAAGGAGAAGCTCCATAGGCTTGTAGCCATACTCTCCTACCAAAAGCTCACCATAGGAAGTCTTTCCCACGTATGTGTGTTCAAGTTCGGAAAGCCTAAGGCTGACCCTTTTCTCCTCCATGTTAGACATTGGTATCTATTATAAAGAGAGGCTGACCGTATTCCACTGTTTCTCCGTTTTCTACCAGTATCTTTACTACCTTTCCTCTCACATCGCTCTCTATCTCATTCATAACCTTTAGAGCTTCTATTATACAGAGCACCTGTCCTGGCGACACTATATCACCCACCTCCACGAAGGGAGGTGCACCAGGGGAAGGAGACCTATAAAAGGTGCCCACAAGTGGACTTTTTATCACATGCAAGTTTTCCTGAGGAAGGTCCTCTGAAGGTGGCATTACCTCTTGGTATCGGACTTCTCTTGGAACACTTTCCACCCTCTGAGGTATTTCCTTTTGGTGGGTTTCTATGAATAGCTTAAACCCTTCTGTTTCTATGGTGAGCTGTTTTATGTCGCTACCCTTCACAAGGTTTATTATCTCTTTTACAAAATCCTTATCCATTAGGCTCTTTTCACCACTTCTATGTATGCACCAGTGCGCGTGTCCACCTTTATTATGTCTCCTTCCTTTACAAAAAATGGCACTTGCACCACTGCACCTGTTTCTAATCTGGCAGGTTTTGAGCCACCCGCTGCGGTATCTCCCTTAAAGGCAGGCTCTGTTTCCACCACCGCAAGCTCTACTTGTTTGGGAAGTTCAATGCCTATGGGTTGTCCCTTGTAGAAAAAGACCACCACCGTCATACCCTCTTTGAGGAACTTGGTTTCTTCCCTTATGCTATCTGCGGGCACTGGTATCATCTCATAGGTAGTTTGACTTACAAAGTAGTAGTAGTCTCCATCAGAGTAGGAATACTCCGCAAAGACCTGCTCAAAGTCCGCAAGCTCAATGGCATCAGAAGACTTGTAGGTAATCTCAATAACATTACCCGTCTGCATATTCTTAGCCTTTATCCTTACGAAGGCTTGACCTTTACCGGGCTTTACGTGTTCGTAGTCAAGCACCCTATGGGGCATACCATTATGCTCAATAAACATATCCCTTTGCACGCTGTTTATGTCAATTTTCACTCCCATGGTATATGATTTTAGCA is a window encoding:
- the trpA gene encoding tryptophan synthase subunit alpha — protein: MRLENFWKEGKKALVSYMMVGYPDYETSLEAFRVILREGTDILEIGFPFSDPVADGPTIQTAHEVALRNGIRSKHVFELSKRLREEFPEKPFLLMTYYNPIFRMGLENFCKSAKDSGIDGFIVPDLPPEEGIELKSICEGLGLSVVFLASPTSTEKRLKLICEKSDHMVYFVSLTGTTGAREELPIQRLKERLNLYRAVCKKPVVVGFGISKPEQAKEIASFSDGIVVGSHFVKLAGNRNLEELSKSVSAIKQAIIS
- a CDS encoding OsmC family protein, which codes for MSNMEEKRVSLRLSELEHTYVGKTSYGELLVGEYGYKPMELLLLALAGCSGVDVSHILKKKRQEVKDIQIEVVGIRREEHPRIYERIQVKYKVYGKDIKEKAVEEAIRLSVEKYCSVYAMLKESANIEVSFEVFNEA
- the accB gene encoding acetyl-CoA carboxylase biotin carboxyl carrier protein, with protein sequence MDKDFVKEIINLVKGSDIKQLTIETEGFKLFIETHQKEIPQRVESVPREVRYQEVMPPSEDLPQENLHVIKSPLVGTFYRSPSPGAPPFVEVGDIVSPGQVLCIIEALKVMNEIESDVRGKVVKILVENGETVEYGQPLFIIDTNV
- the efp gene encoding elongation factor P, producing MGVKIDINSVQRDMFIEHNGMPHRVLDYEHVKPGKGQAFVRIKAKNMQTGNVIEITYKSSDAIELADFEQVFAEYSYSDGDYYYFVSQTTYEMIPVPADSIREETKFLKEGMTVVVFFYKGQPIGIELPKQVELAVVETEPAFKGDTAAGGSKPARLETGAVVQVPFFVKEGDIIKVDTRTGAYIEVVKRA